From one Solanum stenotomum isolate F172 chromosome 12, ASM1918654v1, whole genome shotgun sequence genomic stretch:
- the LOC125847163 gene encoding uncharacterized protein LOC125847163 translates to MDVIGPIEPKASNEHLFILLAIDYFTKWVEAITFKAVTKNAVVDFIHSNIIYRFGIPRTVITDNATNLNSKFINEANGAVETANKNIKKIHRKMVQGTRQWHEKLPFALLGYRTTVRTPIGVTPYLLVYGTKAVVPAKVKIPYLRIIVEAEIEDTEWVKTRLEQLILIDEK, encoded by the exons ATGGATGTCATCGGACCAATTGAGCCAAAAGCTTCTAATGAACATCTATTTATTTTGCTCGCAATTGATTACTTTACTAAATGGGTGGAGGCAATCACTTTCAAGGCAGTCACTAAGAATGCGGTCGTGGATTTTATCCATTCAAACATCATTTATCGTTTTGGTATCCCAAGAACTGTCATCACAGATAATGCTACAAACCTTAATAGCAAGTTTATAAATGAG GCCAACGGAGCTGTGGAGACagccaacaagaatatcaaaaagATTCACAGGAAAATGGTTCAAGGCACTAGACAATGGCATGAGAAGCTGCCTTTTGCACTTTTAGGATATCGCACAACAGTGCGCACCCCGATTGGTGTAACTCCTTATTTGCTGGTGTATGGGACTAAGGCTGTGGTACCAGCGAAAGTCAAAATTCCATATCTTCGAATTATTGTCGAGGCTGAAATTGAAGATACTGAATGGGTTAAAACCCGACTAGAGCAGCTCATATTAATAGATGAGAAATGA